A region from the Nematostella vectensis chromosome 13, jaNemVect1.1, whole genome shotgun sequence genome encodes:
- the LOC5507317 gene encoding uncharacterized protein LOC5507317, which yields MQNDDSVTNRTALSYQRRYYSYYKFRLRVFFYTCVCLVAVGLLVGCFIIQVFNSSTIFPKEYELAEQDMRIIKVSTVFCEGIYVKAANQRRTLRVLQQVQISPQTRVSNVSLEVFVPRNKYWFKAYYLLKGSSILINAKSDSFFKLFIFKRRENLDGWVSRLDASQLRRRSPPEDKNTTTQISFVYTVPQEGNYYILFQRINGQRQLEKLSVEFSLTRHVYELGSAIHECHADLGQDCSTRLMFNSDERALIEVKPSSGAMYQNNVITAWHCEPRVWFFIVVFAGGFLFFLTIGCIVYFVLMSRRKSSFIRECRKQSLRSQSLRSLSRASVRSTRGKPPSRSTSIRSQGNTEPLSSGTLTRDYTQSTRLPSVIPPIYTGDMPDTPETITTPLTPRSRADSIETISLPSLDIVRPRRASFSTFSTAAGDWDTASLRSCPGALVRKHSYRNPHHPGYYQELKREREERAEILRELLRDSEREAGTEDERESLLGAVGGVDEHDGAKSPRDFARKPRDRVKECCDKRAGGTCTRHSGRKRDFFRDLERERQRSESDLNADNRLSKGSDYEKEFENLIESETPYATHKRNKDKVSDSWDSDKPATLPRMRTGRNKKPKANGYIPQIDPIWEKQGIIAPLNNNQFNTSVQVHATPNGSAKPKNHKDMNGNAPQDVKLRNLPSRKKDGFWRPRLSVVSEV from the coding sequence ATGCAGAACGACGATTCTGTAACCAATAGGACTGCGTTAAGCTACCAAAGGCGCTACTACAGTTACTACAAGTTCCGTTTACGCGTGTTTTTCTACACTTGTGTGTGTTTAGTAGCAGTGGGACTTCTTGTAGGATGTTTTATCATTCAAGTCTTCAATTCTTCCACTATCTTCCCCAAGGAGTACGAACTAGCTGAGCAAGACATGCGAATCATAAAAGTATCAACTGTATTCTGCGAGGGGATTTATGTCAAAGCCGCAAACCAGCGTCGAACTTTGAGGGTTTTACAACAAGTTCAGATATCACCACAAACGCGTGTATCTAACGTCAGTCTAGAGGTATTTGTTCCGCGCAACAAATATTGGTTCAAGGCCTATTATCTTTTAAAAGGCTCCAGTATACTCATCAATGCAAAGTCTGACAGCTTCTTcaagttatttattttcaagagACGTGAAAACTTAGATGGTTGGGTCTCTAGACTGGATGCATCACAGCTTCGTAGGCGATCTCCCCCAGaggacaaaaacaccacaacaCAAATCTCGTTTGTTTACACAGTTCCACAGGAGGGGAATTATTATATCTTGTTTCAGCGCATTAATGGACAGCGACAATTAGAGAAACTCTCCGTGGAATTCTCGCTAACTCGGCATGTGTACGAACTAGGGAGTGCTATTCACGAGTGCCATGCAGATCTGGGGCAAGATTGCAGTACTCGACTAATGTTTAACTCCGATGAGCGTGCGCTAATCGAGGTCAAACCATCGTCTGGCGCCATgtaccagaacaatgtaaTCACGGCCTGGCACTGCGAGCCTAGGGTATGGTTCTTCATAGTGGTTTTCGCGGgaggttttttatttttccttacAATAGGGTGTATCGTTTATTTCGTGCTAATGAGTCGACGCAAGTCGAGTTTTATTCGCGAGTGTCGTAAACAAAGTTTAAGGTCACAGAGCTTGCGGAGCCTAAGCCGCGCTTCTGTGCGGAGCACACGTGGTAAGCCACCCAGTCGATCAACTAGCATCCGTAGCCAAGGCAACACCGAGCCTCTTTCATCCGGGACATTGACTCGTGACTACACCCAGTCCACGCGCCTCCCCTCCGTGATACCTCCAATTTACACAGGGGACATGCCAGATACCCCGGAGACTATAACCACACCTCTCACGCCTCGCTCTAGGGCCGATTCCATCGAGACGATTTCTCTCCCATCGTTGGATATCGTTCGTCCGCGTCGTGCGAGTTTCTCCACCTTCTCGACAGCCGCGGGGGACTGGGATACCGCGAGTTTGAGGTCGTGTCCAGGCGCGCTCGTCCGTAAGCATTCATACCGAAACCCACACCATCCAGGTTATTATCAGGAACTGAAACGTGAACGTGAAGAGCGTGCAGAAATTTTACGTGAATTGTTACGTGATTCCGAGCGTGAGGCGGGTACTGAAGATGAGCGGGAGTCGTTACTCGGAGCGGTGGGTGGTGTAGACGAACATGATGGCGCGAAAAGTCCGCGTGATTTCGCGAGAAAGCCCCGTGATCGTGTGAAAGAGTGTTGTGATAAACGTGCGGGTGGAACGTGTACGAGACACAGCGGGAggaaaagggatttttttcgGGATTTGGAGCGCGAACGACAGAGGAGTGAAAGCGATTTGAATGCGGATAACAGACTCAGTAAAGGTAGCGACTACGAGAAGGAATTCGAAAATCTCATAGAATCTGAAACGCCATACGCAACGCACAAGCGAAATAAAGACAAAGTTTCTGACTCGTGGGACTCGGACAAGCCAGCAACATTACCACGCATGCGCACCGGGCgaaacaaaaagcccaaagcTAACGGGTACATCCCTCAAATAGACCCAATATGGGAAAAGCAAGGAATCATAGCTCCACTCAACAACAACCAGTTTAATACCTCAGTGCAAGTACATGCTACGCCTAATGGTTCCGCGAAACCGAAGAACCACAAAGATATGAATGGGAATGCACCCCAAGATGTGAAACTGCGTAATCTACCGAGTAGAAAGAAGGACGGCTTTTGGAGGCCGAGGTTATCTGTGGTATCAGAAGTGTAG